One Mailhella massiliensis DNA segment encodes these proteins:
- the pyrE gene encoding orotate phosphoribosyltransferase translates to MESREKLIAKDLLSIRAVFFRPDEPFTWASGIKSPVYCDNRLTLTAPEVRNDVENALAAVVREEYPECEVLMGTSTAGIAHAAIVGHIMGLPMGYVRSSAKDHGRGNQIEGRLEPGQKVVVIEDLISTAGSVLDVVRVLREAGAEVLGVASIFTYGMKKGLDRLAEASVKNVSLTNFDTIAAVAAETGYIRQEDVARLIAFRNNPSDESWIGA, encoded by the coding sequence ATGGAATCCCGCGAAAAACTCATCGCCAAGGATCTGCTTTCCATCAGGGCCGTGTTCTTCCGCCCCGACGAACCCTTCACCTGGGCCAGCGGCATCAAAAGCCCCGTGTACTGCGACAACCGCCTGACCCTCACCGCGCCCGAAGTGCGCAACGATGTGGAAAACGCCCTTGCCGCCGTGGTGCGCGAGGAATACCCCGAATGTGAAGTGCTCATGGGCACGAGCACGGCGGGCATCGCCCATGCGGCCATCGTGGGCCACATCATGGGCCTGCCCATGGGCTATGTGCGCTCCAGCGCCAAGGATCACGGCCGCGGCAATCAGATTGAAGGCCGCCTGGAGCCCGGGCAGAAGGTGGTGGTCATCGAAGACCTCATCTCCACGGCCGGCAGCGTGCTCGACGTGGTCAGGGTGCTGCGCGAAGCCGGAGCCGAGGTGCTCGGCGTGGCCAGCATCTTCACCTACGGCATGAAGAAGGGGCTGGACCGTCTGGCCGAAGCCTCGGTAAAGAACGTGAGCCTCACCAATTTCGACACCATCGCGGCCGTGGCTGCGGAAACGGGCTACATCCGTCAGGAAGACGTGGCGCGCCTCATCGCCTTCCGCAACAATCCTTCCGATGAAAGCTGGATCGGTGCGTAA
- a CDS encoding TraR/DksA family transcriptional regulator, whose amino-acid sequence MDVFDQATELERIERESALRQAANVGYQEGPEWIDGKPCCRECGEPIPEARLKAIPGVGLCLSCQEEWEKERQ is encoded by the coding sequence ATGGATGTGTTTGATCAGGCTACGGAACTGGAACGAATTGAACGTGAATCCGCACTGCGGCAGGCCGCCAATGTCGGCTATCAGGAAGGCCCGGAGTGGATAGACGGCAAGCCCTGCTGCCGCGAATGCGGCGAACCCATTCCCGAGGCCCGGCTCAAGGCCATTCCCGGCGTGGGCCTGTGCCTCTCCTGCCAGGAGGAATGGGAGAAGGAACGCCAGTAA
- a CDS encoding dihydroorotate dehydrogenase: protein MADLKVTLGDWELDNPLIPASGTFGYGYEFARLYDINILGSFSFKGTTREPRFGNPTPRIAETPAGMINAVGMQNPGIDKVISEELPRLAECFHKKVIANIGGFSVEEYAECCAKIDEVEQVGLIELNVSCPNVHNGCMSFGTDPLGVAAVTKAAKAATKKPVYVKLSPNVTDIVPIAVAAAEAGADGISLINTLLGMRIDLRTRKPVIANKMGGFSGSAIFPVALRMVYQVYEAVKLPIIGMGGVTSAYDVVEMMLAGATAVEIGSANLVDPWACPHILEELPAVMERYGMDSLKDIIGGAH from the coding sequence ATGGCAGATCTGAAAGTAACCCTCGGCGACTGGGAACTGGACAATCCGCTTATTCCCGCGAGCGGCACCTTCGGCTACGGCTACGAATTCGCCCGTCTTTACGACATCAACATTCTCGGTTCCTTTTCCTTCAAGGGAACCACGCGGGAACCGCGCTTCGGCAACCCCACGCCGCGCATCGCGGAAACCCCCGCGGGCATGATCAACGCCGTGGGTATGCAGAATCCGGGCATCGACAAGGTCATTTCCGAAGAGCTGCCCCGGCTTGCCGAGTGCTTTCATAAGAAGGTCATCGCCAACATCGGCGGCTTTTCCGTGGAGGAATACGCCGAGTGCTGCGCGAAGATAGACGAAGTGGAGCAGGTGGGCCTCATTGAGCTCAACGTGAGCTGCCCCAACGTGCACAACGGCTGCATGAGCTTCGGCACCGATCCTCTGGGCGTCGCCGCCGTGACGAAGGCCGCAAAGGCCGCCACGAAAAAGCCCGTGTATGTGAAGCTTTCGCCCAACGTGACGGACATCGTGCCCATTGCCGTCGCCGCCGCGGAAGCCGGGGCGGACGGCATAAGCCTCATCAACACGCTGCTCGGTATGCGCATCGACCTGCGCACGAGAAAGCCCGTCATCGCCAACAAGATGGGCGGCTTTTCCGGCAGCGCCATATTCCCGGTGGCGCTTCGCATGGTCTATCAGGTGTATGAGGCCGTGAAGCTGCCCATCATCGGCATGGGCGGCGTGACGAGCGCGTACGACGTTGTGGAAATGATGCTGGCCGGGGCCACGGCCGTGGAAATCGGTTCCGCCAATCTGGTGGACCCGTGGGCCTGCCCGCATATTCTGGAAGAGCTGCCCGCCGTCATGGAACGGTACGGCATGGATTCCCTCAAAGACATCATCGGAGGAGCGCACTGA
- the pyrB gene encoding aspartate carbamoyltransferase codes for MKSLIDIRDLSTEDIEKLLATALDIIARPEVYAHKCAGKKLATLFFEPSTRTRLSFEAAMYELGGQVLGFSEAQSSSASKGESVSDTVQVVGCYADIIAMRHPKEGAPLVASMKSPVPVINAGDGGHNHPTQTLADLLTIWREKGRLENLVIGLCGDLKFGRTVHSLIAAMSRYKGVKFVLISPDELRLPGYIRKDVMEKNGIAYEETTDLVAAMPQLDVLYMTRVQKERFFNEADYIRLKDSYILTPEKLNGAKSDMCIMHPLPRVNEISVAVDDDPRAAYFRQVMNGKYMRMALIMKLLGVN; via the coding sequence ATGAAAAGCCTCATCGATATCCGCGACCTGTCCACGGAGGACATCGAAAAGCTCCTTGCCACGGCGCTGGACATCATCGCCCGTCCCGAAGTCTACGCCCACAAGTGCGCGGGCAAAAAGCTGGCCACGCTGTTCTTCGAACCTTCCACCCGCACGCGCCTGAGCTTTGAAGCCGCCATGTACGAACTCGGCGGCCAGGTGCTCGGCTTTTCCGAAGCGCAGAGCTCTTCCGCCTCCAAGGGCGAGAGCGTGTCCGACACCGTGCAGGTGGTGGGCTGCTACGCCGACATCATCGCCATGCGTCACCCCAAGGAAGGCGCGCCGCTCGTGGCTTCCATGAAGTCCCCGGTGCCCGTCATCAACGCGGGCGACGGCGGGCACAACCATCCCACGCAGACCCTTGCCGACCTTCTCACCATCTGGCGCGAGAAGGGCAGGCTGGAGAATCTGGTCATCGGCCTCTGCGGCGACCTCAAGTTCGGCCGTACCGTGCATTCGCTCATTGCGGCCATGTCCCGCTACAAGGGCGTGAAGTTCGTGCTCATCTCGCCCGATGAACTGCGCCTGCCCGGCTACATCCGCAAGGACGTGATGGAGAAAAACGGCATCGCCTACGAGGAGACCACCGACCTCGTGGCCGCCATGCCGCAGCTCGACGTTCTGTACATGACCCGCGTGCAGAAGGAACGCTTCTTCAACGAAGCCGACTACATCCGCCTGAAGGACAGCTACATCCTCACGCCCGAGAAGCTGAACGGCGCCAAAAGCGACATGTGCATCATGCACCCGCTGCCCCGCGTGAACGAAATCTCCGTGGCTGTGGACGACGACCCGCGCGCGGCCTACTTCCGGCAGGTCATGAACGGCAAATACATGCGCATGGCGCTCATCATGAAACTGCTGGGGGTGAACTAA
- a CDS encoding dihydroorotase: MDRILRNATVYRPGGFEKADVLVREGRIARIAPRLDAVEGAEESDLEDLHLLPGLIDVHVHLREPGFSRKETIRTGSRAAAAGGYTTVCAMPNLHPVPDTPEHLEEQLDIIRRDAVIRVVPYGAITMEEKGRELADMAGMAGRVAAFSDDGRGVQDEAVMRAAMEEAVRLDRIIAAHCEVNALLNRGYIHDGVYARAHGHRGICSESEWGQIARDVEIARETGAKYHVCHISTKESVDIIRRARARGVDVTCETGPHYLVFCDEDLQEDGRFKMNPPLRGREDRAALIEGILDGTVDMIATDHAPHEAEAKNKGLEGSAMGVVGLETAFAVMYTHFVRKGVLSLERLVELMAVRPARRFGLETGLEEGDPADLAVFDLSREWVVEPEKFLSMGHATPFAGMKLSGRCVLTLVGGERVWSEED, encoded by the coding sequence ATGGACCGCATTCTGAGAAACGCGACGGTCTACCGCCCGGGCGGTTTTGAAAAGGCCGACGTTCTTGTCCGCGAAGGCCGCATCGCGCGCATCGCGCCCCGGCTGGACGCCGTGGAAGGCGCGGAGGAGAGCGACCTTGAGGACCTTCATCTTCTGCCCGGCCTCATCGACGTGCACGTTCATCTGCGCGAACCGGGCTTTTCCCGCAAGGAAACCATCCGTACCGGGAGCCGGGCGGCCGCAGCCGGGGGCTACACCACGGTGTGCGCCATGCCCAACCTGCATCCCGTGCCCGATACGCCGGAGCATCTGGAAGAGCAGCTTGACATCATCCGCAGGGACGCGGTGATCCGCGTCGTGCCCTACGGAGCCATCACCATGGAGGAAAAGGGCCGCGAGCTTGCCGACATGGCGGGCATGGCGGGCCGTGTGGCCGCCTTTTCCGACGACGGCCGAGGCGTGCAGGATGAAGCCGTGATGCGCGCGGCCATGGAAGAGGCCGTGCGCCTTGACAGGATCATCGCCGCCCACTGCGAGGTGAACGCGCTGCTCAACAGGGGCTATATTCACGACGGCGTGTACGCCCGCGCCCACGGCCACAGGGGCATCTGCTCCGAAAGCGAGTGGGGGCAGATTGCGCGCGATGTGGAAATCGCGCGGGAAACCGGGGCGAAGTACCACGTCTGCCATATTTCCACGAAGGAAAGCGTGGACATCATCCGCCGCGCCAGGGCCCGGGGGGTGGACGTCACCTGCGAAACGGGGCCGCATTACCTTGTGTTCTGCGACGAGGATCTGCAGGAAGACGGCCGCTTCAAGATGAATCCGCCCCTGCGCGGCAGGGAAGACCGCGCCGCCCTCATCGAAGGCATTCTCGACGGTACGGTGGACATGATAGCCACCGACCACGCGCCCCACGAGGCCGAAGCCAAGAACAAGGGGCTGGAAGGCAGCGCCATGGGCGTGGTGGGGCTGGAAACGGCCTTTGCCGTCATGTACACCCATTTCGTCAGGAAGGGCGTGCTTTCTCTGGAAAGGCTGGTGGAGCTCATGGCCGTGCGTCCCGCGCGGCGTTTCGGGCTGGAAACCGGCCTTGAGGAAGGCGACCCCGCCGACCTTGCCGTGTTCGACCTTTCCCGCGAGTGGGTGGTGGAGCCCGAGAAGTTTCTGAGCATGGGCCACGCCACGCCCTTTGCCGGCATGAAGCTTTCCGGCCGCTGCGTGCTCACGCTGGTGGGCGGGGAACGCGTCTGGAGCGAAGAAGACTGA
- a CDS encoding YhcH/YjgK/YiaL family protein: MIIDTFERGAQYPLGECWSALYPELMELVRQGENLPDGRYLLAGGPEKGGVAANVESYEPREESRARYESHDRMADIQAVLSGDEFINVFFLRGDEKESMRDEARDLAFYEDKPACAARAHLTPGMFALVMPGEAHMPCLRAASGRVKKLVVKIPAELLAAPHSL, encoded by the coding sequence ATGATTATCGATACCTTCGAACGCGGCGCGCAGTACCCTCTCGGAGAGTGCTGGAGCGCCCTTTATCCCGAACTCATGGAGCTTGTCCGTCAGGGGGAAAACCTGCCGGACGGCCGTTACCTTCTGGCGGGCGGCCCGGAGAAGGGCGGCGTCGCGGCCAATGTGGAAAGCTACGAGCCGAGGGAGGAATCCCGGGCCCGCTACGAAAGCCATGATCGCATGGCCGACATACAGGCCGTGCTTTCGGGCGATGAGTTCATCAACGTGTTTTTTCTCCGCGGGGATGAAAAAGAAAGTATGCGTGACGAAGCGCGCGATCTCGCCTTCTATGAGGATAAGCCCGCGTGCGCGGCCCGCGCCCACCTCACGCCGGGCATGTTCGCCCTCGTCATGCCCGGGGAAGCCCACATGCCCTGTCTCAGAGCCGCTTCCGGCAGGGTGAAGAAGCTGGTGGTCAAGATACCGGCGGAGCTTCTGGCTGCTCCGCATTCTCTGTAA
- the thiE gene encoding thiamine phosphate synthase: MKHWREYDNYGVYLVTDRALCLGRPLDDVVLAAVRGGAGAVQLREKQASTREFLELARALVSRLQPMGIPLIINDRADIALASGAAGLHVGQSDLPPEDARRLMGENAIIGLSVETREELLAAEKLDIDYVGISPVFATPTKTDTREPWGLSGLRWAREHSPLTLVAIGGIHRKNAASVLEAGAHSLAVVSEICSAPDPEKAAENLRALLG; the protein is encoded by the coding sequence ATGAAACACTGGCGGGAATACGACAATTACGGCGTGTATCTGGTAACGGACAGGGCTCTCTGCCTCGGCAGGCCCCTGGATGACGTGGTGCTTGCCGCCGTGCGCGGCGGCGCAGGAGCCGTGCAGCTTCGGGAAAAGCAGGCCTCCACACGGGAATTTCTGGAACTGGCCCGCGCGCTGGTTTCCCGCCTTCAGCCCATGGGCATTCCGCTCATCATCAACGACAGGGCGGACATCGCCCTTGCCTCGGGCGCGGCCGGGCTGCATGTGGGACAGAGCGACCTGCCGCCGGAAGACGCCCGCCGCCTCATGGGAGAAAACGCCATCATCGGCCTTTCCGTGGAAACGCGGGAGGAGCTTCTTGCGGCGGAGAAGCTCGACATCGACTATGTGGGCATAAGCCCCGTATTCGCCACGCCCACCAAAACCGACACCCGCGAACCGTGGGGACTTTCCGGCCTGCGCTGGGCAAGGGAACATTCTCCGCTCACGCTGGTGGCCATAGGCGGCATTCACAGGAAAAACGCCGCCTCCGTGCTGGAAGCCGGGGCGCACAGCCTTGCCGTGGTGTCGGAAATATGTTCCGCCCCCGACCCGGAAAAGGCGGCTGAGAACCTGCGGGCGCTTCTCGGCTGA
- a CDS encoding Maf family protein encodes MKNAFSMLRPLVLASASPRRRDFLESAGVLFTCMPATCPEPRPLPGEEPRLYAMRSAEAKARFVLDALSARRDGPAVLAADTIVILRGEGAASILGKPRDEEEALAMLTRLSGRTHEVATACCLAVDGRTVCFDDVTKVTFAPWPRPVLEAYVAGGDPMDKAGAYGIQGEGAFLVRGIEGSWSTVAGLPLDLVLEKLIQNDVLALKKR; translated from the coding sequence ATGAAAAACGCCTTTTCCATGCTCCGCCCCCTTGTCCTCGCTTCCGCCTCGCCGCGCCGGCGCGACTTTCTGGAAAGCGCGGGCGTGCTTTTCACCTGTATGCCCGCCACCTGCCCGGAACCGCGGCCTCTGCCCGGGGAGGAGCCGCGCCTCTACGCCATGCGCAGCGCCGAAGCCAAGGCCCGCTTCGTTCTCGACGCGCTTTCGGCAAGAAGGGACGGCCCCGCCGTGCTTGCGGCGGACACCATCGTCATTCTGCGCGGGGAAGGCGCGGCCTCCATTCTCGGCAAGCCCCGCGACGAAGAGGAAGCCCTTGCCATGCTCACCCGCCTTTCCGGCCGCACCCACGAGGTGGCCACGGCCTGCTGCCTTGCCGTGGACGGCCGCACCGTGTGCTTCGACGATGTGACGAAGGTGACCTTCGCCCCCTGGCCCCGCCCCGTGCTCGAAGCCTATGTGGCCGGGGGCGACCCCATGGACAAGGCCGGAGCCTACGGCATACAGGGCGAAGGCGCCTTTCTCGTGCGCGGCATAGAAGGTTCGTGGTCCACCGTGGCGGGCCTGCCCCTCGACCTTGTGCTGGAAAAGCTCATTCAAAACGACGTTCTCGCCCTGAAAAAACGCTGA
- a CDS encoding aspartate carbamoyltransferase regulatory subunit translates to MVIDAISNGIVLDHIKAGRSMELYQILHLDKLQCSVAVLKNVTSRKMGRKDIIKIDEIIDLDFAVLGYVDPGITVSIVRDGRLDRKFSVELPERVVNVIRCKNPRCITSTEQELPHIFKLTDRENRVYRCIYCESRAKGAD, encoded by the coding sequence ATGGTCATCGACGCAATTTCCAACGGCATCGTTCTCGACCATATCAAGGCGGGCCGCAGCATGGAGCTGTACCAGATTCTTCATCTGGACAAGCTTCAGTGCTCCGTGGCCGTTCTCAAGAACGTGACCAGCCGCAAGATGGGCCGCAAGGACATCATCAAGATCGACGAAATCATCGACCTCGACTTTGCGGTGCTGGGCTATGTGGACCCGGGCATCACCGTGAGCATCGTGCGCGACGGCAGGCTCGACCGCAAGTTCAGCGTGGAACTTCCCGAACGGGTGGTGAACGTCATCCGCTGCAAGAACCCGCGCTGCATCACCTCCACGGAACAGGAACTGCCCCACATCTTCAAGCTCACCGACAGGGAAAACCGCGTCTACCGCTGCATCTACTGCGAAAGCAGGGCCAAGGGCGCAGACTAG
- a CDS encoding recombinase family protein, giving the protein MGNIYGYIRISSTEQNERRQIMALEQYPLPMTGIYMDKMSGKDFHRPQYRAMLRRLRPGDLVCVTSIDRLGRNYEEIQRQWRILTRERKVDILVLDMPLLDTRRDKDLLGTFIADLVLQVLSFAAQNERENIRRRQAEGIAAARKKGVRFGRPPKPLPAEFPAALRLWTEGKITLADAARSCRMAKSSFRYRAMREMKFR; this is encoded by the coding sequence ATGGGAAACATCTACGGATACATCCGCATATCGAGCACGGAACAGAACGAACGCCGCCAGATTATGGCGCTGGAACAGTACCCCCTGCCCATGACCGGCATCTACATGGACAAGATGTCGGGCAAGGACTTTCACCGCCCGCAGTACCGGGCCATGCTCCGCCGACTCAGGCCCGGAGACCTCGTATGCGTGACCAGCATCGACAGGCTGGGCCGCAACTATGAGGAAATACAGAGGCAGTGGCGCATCCTCACCAGAGAAAGAAAGGTGGATATTCTGGTACTCGACATGCCCCTGCTCGACACCCGGCGCGACAAGGACCTTCTCGGCACCTTCATCGCCGATCTCGTGCTTCAGGTGCTTTCCTTCGCCGCCCAGAACGAAAGGGAAAACATACGCAGACGCCAGGCCGAAGGCATTGCCGCGGCCAGGAAAAAAGGCGTCCGTTTCGGAAGGCCGCCCAAACCTCTCCCCGCAGAATTTCCGGCCGCGCTCCGGCTATGGACAGAAGGAAAAATCACCCTGGCCGACGCCGCACGCTCCTGCCGCATGGCGAAATCCTCCTTCCGGTACAGGGCCATGCGGGAAATGAAATTCCGCTGA
- a CDS encoding dihydroorotate dehydrogenase electron transfer subunit, translated as MKQGTYTITGHEALTKDVYRMILAGDTSAMSAPGQFVEISLPGFFLRRPISVCDYDASGLTLIYKVVGRGTDAMAAMKEGETLDVLTGLGNGFSPEKGGEAPLLVGGGVGVPPLYHLAKRLIAQGARPFVVLGFNRAEEIFYAGEFRALGAEVAVTTVDGSAGVKGFVTAALPASYSYVYSCGPMPMLRALYAATQGVPGEFSLEERMGCGFGACMGCSIMTTKGSRRVCKDGPVFGKEELAWQI; from the coding sequence ATGAAACAGGGAACATACACCATAACCGGGCATGAAGCCCTCACGAAGGACGTGTACCGCATGATCCTTGCCGGGGACACGTCGGCCATGAGCGCGCCCGGACAGTTCGTGGAAATAAGCCTGCCGGGCTTTTTCCTGCGCCGTCCCATTTCGGTGTGCGATTACGACGCCTCCGGCCTGACGCTCATCTACAAGGTGGTGGGCCGCGGCACGGACGCCATGGCCGCCATGAAGGAAGGGGAAACGCTCGACGTCCTCACCGGCCTCGGCAACGGTTTCTCGCCGGAGAAGGGCGGGGAAGCGCCGCTTCTCGTGGGCGGCGGCGTGGGCGTTCCGCCGCTTTACCACCTGGCGAAAAGGCTCATCGCTCAGGGCGCAAGGCCCTTTGTGGTGCTCGGCTTCAACAGGGCCGAGGAAATCTTCTATGCCGGGGAATTCAGGGCCCTCGGCGCAGAGGTCGCCGTCACCACGGTGGACGGCAGCGCCGGTGTGAAGGGGTTCGTCACCGCCGCGCTTCCCGCCTCGTACAGCTATGTGTACAGCTGCGGCCCCATGCCCATGCTGCGCGCGCTCTACGCCGCCACGCAGGGAGTTCCCGGCGAGTTCAGCCTTGAGGAACGCATGGGCTGCGGTTTCGGAGCCTGCATGGGGTGCAGCATCATGACGACAAAGGGCAGCCGCCGCGTCTGCAAGGACGGGCCGGTGTTCGGGAAGGAGGAACTCGCATGGCAGATCTGA
- a CDS encoding aspartate aminotransferase family protein produces the protein MSEALERLKEREKSLMCRTYSRYPLGIVRGRGSRLWDVDGKEYVDLLAGIAVIGLGHCNEEIAEVMAEQSRKLVHVSNLFYQEEQLDYAEKLLSTSHAGKVFFCNSGAESNEAAIKIARRYQRVVKGRDAWEVITLSNCFHGRTLATLAATGKHTEGFEPETPGFGRVAWGDLDALEKAIRPTTAAVLFEAIQGEGGIIPVTQEYADGVVDICRRHGVLVMCDEVQAGMGRSGRWWGFQNFNLKPDVFTSAKSMANGLPLGAMMATDEVAQGFDYGSHATTFGGGALVTAVGRKVLEIMERDHLVERAALLGDRARARFRAMGERLEGVIRDVRGMGLLIGVELNMSDEAARRVWLTLMERGFILNLTYGPTLRLLPPLTIEESDLEAFADTLEKVLREIA, from the coding sequence ATGAGCGAAGCTTTGGAAAGACTGAAGGAGAGGGAAAAGTCCCTGATGTGCCGGACCTATTCGCGGTATCCGCTGGGCATAGTCCGGGGCAGAGGTTCCCGTCTCTGGGATGTGGACGGCAAGGAGTATGTCGACCTTCTGGCCGGCATCGCCGTCATCGGCCTCGGCCACTGCAACGAGGAAATAGCGGAAGTCATGGCCGAACAGTCGCGAAAGCTCGTGCATGTGAGCAATCTTTTCTATCAGGAAGAGCAGCTCGACTATGCGGAAAAGCTGCTTTCCACCAGCCATGCGGGCAAGGTGTTCTTCTGCAATTCCGGTGCGGAAAGCAACGAGGCCGCCATCAAGATCGCGCGCCGCTATCAGCGCGTGGTGAAGGGCCGCGACGCGTGGGAGGTCATCACCCTTTCCAACTGCTTCCACGGCCGCACGCTGGCCACGCTCGCCGCCACGGGCAAGCATACGGAAGGTTTTGAACCGGAAACGCCCGGCTTCGGCCGTGTGGCGTGGGGCGACCTCGACGCGCTGGAAAAGGCCATAAGGCCCACCACCGCAGCGGTGCTTTTTGAAGCCATTCAGGGCGAGGGCGGCATCATTCCCGTCACGCAGGAATACGCCGACGGCGTGGTGGACATCTGCCGCCGTCACGGCGTGCTCGTCATGTGCGACGAAGTGCAGGCGGGCATGGGCCGCAGCGGCAGATGGTGGGGCTTCCAGAACTTCAACCTGAAGCCCGACGTGTTCACCAGCGCCAAGTCCATGGCCAACGGTCTGCCTCTCGGCGCCATGATGGCCACGGACGAAGTGGCGCAGGGCTTTGACTACGGCAGCCACGCCACCACCTTCGGCGGCGGCGCTCTGGTTACGGCCGTGGGCCGCAAGGTGCTGGAAATCATGGAGCGCGACCACCTTGTGGAACGTGCGGCGCTTCTGGGCGACAGGGCCCGCGCCCGCTTCCGCGCCATGGGCGAGAGGCTCGAGGGCGTGATCCGCGACGTGCGCGGCATGGGGCTTCTCATCGGCGTGGAACTCAACATGAGCGACGAGGCGGCCCGCAGGGTGTGGCTCACGCTCATGGAGCGCGGCTTCATCCTCAATCTCACCTACGGCCCCACGCTGCGCCTGCTGCCGCCCCTCACCATCGAGGAGTCGGATCTCGAGGCGTTTGCCGACACGCTGGAAAAGGTGCTGCGCGAAATCGCGTAA
- the pyrF gene encoding orotidine-5'-phosphate decarboxylase — protein MTLPKKDVMVACDFSGRREVMDFLDLFTEEKPFVKIGMELYYAEGPDIVRAVKARGHRIFLDLKLHDIPNTVRKAMAVLSALDVDMCNLHAAGTVAMMQDALKGLTRPDGTRPLLIAVTQLTSTSEERMRSDLLIERPMEEVVMHYASRAREAGLDGVVCSPLEAGRVHEVCGSSFLTVTPGVRFAEGEKGDQVRVTTPAKARELGSDFIVVGRPITQAADPVAAYRRCVKEFLG, from the coding sequence ATGACTTTGCCGAAGAAAGACGTCATGGTGGCCTGCGACTTCAGCGGAAGGCGCGAGGTCATGGATTTTCTCGACCTGTTCACCGAAGAGAAGCCCTTTGTGAAGATAGGCATGGAACTGTACTATGCCGAAGGGCCGGACATCGTGCGCGCCGTCAAGGCCAGGGGGCACAGGATCTTCCTCGACCTCAAGCTGCACGACATTCCCAACACGGTGCGCAAGGCCATGGCCGTGCTTTCCGCGCTGGACGTGGACATGTGCAACCTGCACGCCGCGGGCACCGTGGCCATGATGCAGGACGCCCTGAAGGGCCTCACCCGGCCGGACGGCACAAGGCCGCTGCTCATCGCCGTGACGCAGCTCACCTCCACCAGCGAGGAGAGGATGCGTTCCGACCTGCTCATCGAACGCCCCATGGAGGAAGTGGTCATGCACTATGCCTCCCGCGCGCGCGAAGCCGGGCTGGACGGCGTGGTCTGCTCTCCGCTGGAAGCGGGCCGCGTGCACGAGGTGTGCGGTTCCTCCTTCCTTACCGTGACTCCCGGCGTGCGCTTTGCCGAAGGGGAGAAGGGCGATCAGGTGCGCGTGACCACTCCCGCGAAGGCGCGGGAACTCGGGTCCGACTTCATCGTGGTGGGCCGTCCCATCACGCAGGCCGCCGATCCCGTGGCAGCCTACCGCCGCTGCGTGAAGGAATTTCTGGGCTGA
- the thiM gene encoding hydroxyethylthiazole kinase, with product MMNRNILDAVRAVYEKKPLVHSITNFVVMQVSANALLAAHASPLMAHAAEEMDDLTTIDDALVLNIGTLDPDWLASMELAGSLMKKKGKPVVLDPVGAGASALRTRSALRLLDMVRPDILRGNASEIMALASEIRSADRVLTKGVDSRNESAEAVASARELAARFSCTVSVSGETDFITDGRDTFAVEGGSPLMPLVTGMGCSASAVTGAYAACAPSLVAACAAMAVMASAGEKAGKKASGPGSFLPAFLDELYLLDAGDAARRVRRA from the coding sequence ATGATGAACAGAAATATTTTGGACGCCGTGCGCGCCGTGTATGAAAAAAAGCCGCTGGTGCACAGCATCACCAACTTCGTGGTCATGCAGGTTTCGGCCAACGCCCTGCTTGCCGCCCACGCCTCGCCCCTCATGGCCCACGCCGCCGAGGAAATGGACGACCTCACCACCATCGACGACGCGCTGGTACTGAACATAGGCACTCTCGACCCGGACTGGCTCGCGAGCATGGAACTTGCCGGTTCCCTCATGAAGAAAAAGGGCAAGCCCGTGGTGCTCGACCCCGTGGGGGCCGGAGCCTCCGCCCTGCGCACGCGCTCGGCGCTGCGCCTGCTGGATATGGTGCGGCCGGATATTCTGCGCGGCAACGCCTCGGAAATCATGGCCCTCGCCTCGGAAATCCGCTCCGCCGACAGGGTGCTCACCAAGGGGGTGGACAGCCGCAACGAAAGCGCCGAAGCCGTGGCCTCCGCCAGGGAACTCGCCGCGCGCTTTTCCTGCACGGTAAGCGTGAGCGGGGAAACGGACTTCATTACCGACGGGCGCGACACCTTCGCCGTGGAAGGCGGCTCCCCCCTCATGCCCCTGGTGACGGGCATGGGCTGCTCCGCCTCCGCCGTCACCGGAGCCTACGCCGCGTGCGCCCCGTCCCTCGTGGCGGCCTGCGCCGCCATGGCCGTCATGGCTTCCGCCGGAGAAAAGGCCGGGAAAAAGGCCTCCGGGCCGGGGAGCTTTCTGCCCGCCTTCCTCGACGAACTCTATCTGCTCGACGCCGGGGACGCGGCCCGGAGGGTACGCAGGGCATAA